CGGTGAGGACCCGGGTTGGGGAGTCGTTGAAGCATTGTGAGATGAGGGCTGGGTAGGAGGAAGGTTCTGGTGGGGTTGGTGTAGTTCTAGCGGGATCTTCACCTTCTTGGTCGTTGTGTCTTAGTTCTACCTGTGGAGTGGCTGGGGGTGAGGAGGTTGGATGGTCTCGTCCTGGTGGGCGAGGAAGCTGAGCATCTACCTGCGGAATGCTTGTGGGCGCTGCTTGCTCGGCGTCGTTGTCAAGTGTCGAATGATTGTCGTGATTGTCGTTGTCAGACGAGGCTCTCGGTGGTTGAGCAGCTCGCAGAGTCGTAGAGGACGTCGCCTGTTGTCGGCGCTGCTGCTTCTCTACTACCGCTCCGTTCGATGGCGATGGGATCTGGCCTTCCCGCGGCAGAGAAGTAGCCTGACCACCTGCCTGCTGAGAACCGAGAGGTCCAGCTCGCTCAACAAGAGCAGCTCTAGCACGCTCGCAATTCGACAACTGCACATCAACCTTAGCAATCTGCTCATCGGCCGCCTGCTTATACAACGCTTGAGCGGACTCATAATGTCCTTGCGCTACATCGACCATCTCCCGTGCTTGGAGCTGATTTGCCTTCAATAGTAAAGCCGGCGCATAGGTCATATGGTAACTCGCTCGTCTCCACGTCGACAACTCCTGGTTAGCGGTAAGGACATCACATGCAGCGATAATATCATCCAGTACACGAGGTGCGATCTCACTCTGAGGCTCGAGCGCGTGGATCATGTCGGTGTAGAGCCGTTCCAGCGCTGGGCTATTGGTCTCATTAGTCTGCTGCGCACGATCGAGGAATGTTCTCCTTGGGGGAGCCGACATTGGAGGCTTTGGCTGTGCTTGTTATTGGTGAGAGGGAGAGTTCACGACATTGCAGTGGTTCATATATGGAGGAGCAGTTGCTTGCTGTGGCATTGTCCCTTGCAGACGAGACACCAAACAGCAGTGCAATGCAAGACACTGCGATCCGTTGAGCAGCAGGCAGGTCGACAGTACCGATCTTGTTGTCCTGCGACTGACAACAGCAAGATCGAACGCTTCGGGATTGTCTTAAGACGAGTACCTTGTAGACTAGGTTGACTGGAAATTGTTGTCGACAAGCGAAATTTGGCGGAGGACTCCATCATGACCTCGAGCAGCCAACCACTGAGCACAGATGACACGCTTCCATGCTGATATCTAACGTACCATCAGTACAGCAATGCTAGTGGAATATCTAATGTAGCATGAGCGACATCGTCGGGCGACCAAGTCAGTGCGCCAAGCTCGACGCACCAAGCACGATCGACGAGGTGAGGTGGGCAAAATGTGAAACGGCTCACTTACAATGTGTTTGTTTTTGCTGCTGGTCCAAGCTACGATCCAAGTTACCGACGCAGTGGTTCTTATCGCAACAAAGGAATGATGCCATGGAGAATCCCAAGTTGTCACTCGAAACAATGAAACGCAAAACGCGCAGTGAAACCTCTCCAAAGAATTTCTCGAAATCTCAATTGCCCGCAACATAACACCTTCGCTAATCTCTAAACCAGACTTTATTTCTAGCTTCATCCCGTAACGGCATGTCGATCGTACAAACCAAGAGCGTGAGCCCACGGGCTGTTGCTGTTGTTGCTGTTGCTGTTGCTAATGCAAGATGCAAAAAGCTAAACAAAAAAGGAAGTCTCTCCCAGGCACAAGTACCAAAAGAATTGAAAGCAAGTAATCCAGATCACAGACCGTGGTTGATGCCTTGGCCTGCCAGAGAAGAAAGAAAGTGTAAGCCATGACAAGTCGTGAAGGATGTGAGTCGCGCTAAACCGAAGACGTACCAACAAGGTTGACCACGGGGTTGAAATTTTGATAAGCGCAGTGGCTCGAGACGGGTTGAGAGCTCTTGGTCGTGTATACAGTCTTGCCGCCACGGATGATGGCGACTTCGGGTGTGACGCCGCCTCCCGGCACGTAAAACGGGAAGGGGACCATGCCGAAGGCGGGACCGCTGTTGTCGGCGTTGAAGGTCCAGTACTGGTTGCTGCCGATGGACATGGAGATAGTGGCGGCGTCCTTCACAAGAGCCCAGGCGAAGACGGCATCGTCTGGATATTCGTTGTTACGGATGCCAGATGAGGATCCGCCGGTGCAGATGGTGGCCTTGGGGTGGATGCGATGCCAGAAGACGACCTGGTCCATGGTGATGTCTGGTGCCTTGCCTGTCTTCCACCAGGAGATGTAGTACTTGGCAATGATGCGCCAAGGAGCATGGTTCTGACCCCAAACATACGCGCCCATGTTGCCGAGCTCGACGTAGTCCTTGGCGTTGATGTCCTGCGAGGGTAGGTCACGAATGTAGTGAGACTCGCAGAAGTCATTCCACGTCAAGATCTCGATGATGTCAGGCTGGATCTGATCATTCTGGGTGATCTGCTGGAAGCGCTTTGGGAACAGCATGTCGCTGTACGCCACCCATGAGTCGAGAGGGTTGCCGTTGTTGAGATCCTTGTACTGCCACGGGGACATGGCTGCAACTAGGGTTAGCCACTTGTTCACTTGTGATCACAAACTCCTTGCTTGACTTACCCATGATGTAAGGTCCGGTCTTGCCTGCATTCTTCAATGCAGACTGGAACGCCAGGTCGGGCGAGGCAGTGATGTTCTGATCAACATCGAGCGGCCACGCTTGCCAGTTGAAGTAGCCATCGATGGAGGAGTAGTCGGAGATAAGCTTGGATGCCGCGGATTGTGCGCCGGTCTGCGCGGCCATCGAGTACTTGGTCAAAGCTGGAGCCAGGGTGATGGCGTGTGAGTTTCTCATGTTGTCCTTGAGGCCTTGGAAGAATTGGTTGCCGTACTGCTCGACCTGGTCACCGCCGTAGGTGGAGACAAGGATGTTGCTGTTCCAGTAGTATGTTGCGGAGCTGCCGGCGTACTTTGTGATCATATCCTGCATGAAGGTCTGGTTCCAGTAGTGGTTGCACGATGTGTAGCTCATGTCAAAGGAGTACATGAGCTTGAAGCCCAGGTTCTCGGCGGCGTGAAAAGCGTCATCAATTCTATCGATGGCCCAGCTCTCGTCGTCCTGACAGTTAGGCGGGATCCAGTTGAGCGCGAAGCCATCAATGCCGACTTGCTGTGCCGCCTTGATGTCCGTCTCCCATTGGGCCTCGTTGTAGGCATATGAGTTTTGTACCATGAAGTGAGCAAAGACCGAAGCAGCCGAGGTGGTCTGGAGCGCCAGCGCCGAGAGAAGAGCAAAGAGGATGGCAAGCATCTTGGTCGAGTTGTGTCTTTTGTTGTTTGTTTTGGTATTTTTCTGTTTTCTGGCTGTCTTGTGCTGTCGAGTAAATCCGCAGGCTGGTGCTAGCAAAAAAGCTGTTGAGAATGTGACTTCTGAAAAGACTGTGGGTGCTCGATGTGAGGGAGTGGACTGCTCAGGCAAGCATTTATCTGTTGAATGAGTGACTGTGAAGGAGTGTGAGTGCTAGCACCAGGCCAGACCTTCCAGAGGCGCAAAAAGCTGTTATCACACCGAGTGCATGTGACCGAAGGGTACACAGAAGCAAGAGGAGGTGGTGTGGAAGACGCTGGTACTTAGGTACTTTGAGCTGTCCGCGGTCAGGGTGGATGCAGGCCTGTTGCGAGCTGGACTGTGGAGTGTGGGATCTGGTCGGTGCCTCTGCCCCACTCATGCCTCCTGTGCGCACATCGTGTTTAGATTGCTCGGAATCGAACAGGCGCTGAGACTGCAAGCCGCCCTTGGCGTCGGAACGGTCGATAAGGAATGCCAGGGATCACAATTGAGGTCTGAAGAGGAGCAAACGGCAAATCGGAAGCTGGAAACGCTGGACAACCTCACTAGCGCCGCTCATGCAGTGTTCCTGCAGGCGGGACGGCCCGCAACCTACTCGGGCGAGGGTGCTGTGTTTCAGACAGACGACCACAGGAGTTGACGCCCCCTCATAGACGCGCACGACGCCGCACGCAGTTTCGGTTGCGCCTGCAGCTGAGATGAGCATGTGCAAGTCTGCAAGAGCTCGGTGCAACTCGGCGCATGCAATCTGCTGGTAGCCACTGCCTACAGGCCTGAACCCAGACTGCCATGTGGGCCTCCCTCGTGgactacctactgtacttCTTTACATTTACTACCGTGCCGTGCTATATTCACCCATGCCTCATCCAACGGCCCTCTCGTTCAGCAGCCGCAGAATCTGTCCTAGCAAGGATGGACGCGCTGTAGGGCTGCTCTGCGACGCAAGGCCCTCCATCGGATTCAGAATCTGTTGTCCGAGGTGAAAAGCAGCAGCGCTAACGAGTGCCTGATCCACAGTCCAGCCAGGCCACAGGCGGTCTGCATCACGAGGATTTCTAATGCCAGTCTGTCTTCGCGAAGAGGACCCCTCCACACCAGCCAGAGATTCAGAATGGTCAGATTGGTCGACTCTGTAACTCGGCCGCGGTCATTGACGACGACCCGCACCAGCTTCAGTGTGTGTAGCAACTTCAGCACCTCGCCAACGATTGGTCGCAGTGGCTTGGTCTCCGTAAAAGTTGCGACAGACGGTTCCAGCAAACCCGTCCGGGCGTTAAATCGTGGCATTCGATGCCGGGGACACGGCACGATAGCAAACAGCTGCGGTGCTGAGTAAACGAAGTTGAAGATTTGAGGGATGAACAGCAGCAACAATGTCTTACTGAAGTGCCCGAGGATTCCGACAACCGCAAACACCATGCCTGCAAAGTAGCAGTATGTGTCTCCAACAAAAACCTTGGCAGGGAACCAGTTGTGCTGTAGGAGAGCGATTGAAACTCCGATGAACGGCAGCAGTAGGTAGACGCTGAACAGATGCGACTCCGCAGCCGGATGCGGTTGGTGTACAGTCGGTAAGAGGTACAACGCATCGTTCAGCACGATCAGCAGAGCAATAACAATGGACTGACCGACTTCAATGCCATTGACTCCCGCCAAAATGTTGATGCTGTTGGGACAGAAGATGGCTACTGCAGCCATATAGGCGTAATAAAGCGCACCAAGGTCGAGAAGTTCGCCAAAGTAGGCTCGCAGCGGTAGCGGTACGACCACGTGAGTGACGCCAAAGTCCACAAAGTACAGGCCTAGCATTGGCAATGCAGCAAAAGCCGGGATGAAGAACTTGTGTCGCCATCGCATGTCGAAGGAGTCGTCCAATATCCCCAGAATGATGACGGACGCAATGGTGCCGTATGCGAAGCCATAGGAGGCGAGCTGAGCAAGCGGTTAGTTGCGTCGCACGGCATATAGGGGAAGGTCACCACCACAAACCTTTTCCAGCGGGAACCGGTGGAGAAAGCGTCCTGTCTCAATCTGTTGTGCCTCCAAGATGCGATCCTTGTTCCCAGCCCCAGACGTCACCTCAACGATGACACGCTTGAAGGCAAACGGCAGGAAATTGATGACGGCCAACAGGTATACGAGGGCGCATACCAAACCCATGCATTCTGGACTGTCGGCATTGTCAACGGCAGCTGAAACAGTTCGGCCTGAGGAATGCTTACATCTCAATGGGATTCTTCTTCGATAGATCTTTCCCCTTGTAGCCTCGATTGAGAAACACATCGCCGGTCCATCTGATCACGCAGTATGAAAATGCAAATGCCAGGCCACTGATGGCCAATGAGGCGAAGAGAGGTTCTCCATCACTTTTCCAAGCATTGAACAGAACAGCGAAGCATAGAACGGCAAGACCCGAGAGTGAGTACGTCTCCGTACCGCTCAAAGGCTGCATGTCTGGTTCTGCTTTCTTTTGAGCGTGCGTTGGCCATGATATAATGTGGTGGACGATTTCAAAGTGACGCGAAGGCCAGGTGTCGGATTGAGTTCGTCGGACAGGGATCGCGGGCCGTCCAGCCACATCGCGCTTGCACCGCGAATCCATCCTTGGACGTGTCTTGGATCTTCGTCGACTTCATCACTGTCATCATTATGGCTGTACGGGTTGTGGTGAGCGACTAAACTAAGTACTGTTGCTGAATACAATGGTGGCAATGAGTTGCGGAAGTGTCAAGTGACCGCCTAAACAAACATCGTGAACACTGACTTGATATCATCACGATGGCCAGCAATGGCTTCCACAAGTTCTCGCATGGTCATCAGGACCTTCTCCTGGCTGTAAGCTACAACTTCTATGGCACTCGCATGGCCACAGCCTCCGCAGATCACAAAGTAAAAGTGTGGGATCGGAACGAAAAGACAGGCCAATGGGTGGTGACTGATGTATGGACCGCCCACGATGCTGAAGTTACAGATGTCAGGTGGAACGGTCCATTTGTAGGCGAGCATCTGGCCACCATTGGCGAGGATGGCTTACTCAAGATTTGGCAAGAAGACGTCAACGAAGCCCCCAACTCTGGCAAAAGATTCAAGAAGATCTGCCAGAGGACCTCAGAGCACGGAGTACCGTTTATGTGCCTAGACTTCAAGAACATCGGCACAGAGACATATCTCGCCGTCATAACCCGCGATGGCTACCTGACCGTCTTCGAACCAGCAGACCACGACGACCTTTCAGCATGGCGAGTCATGTGGTCCGACTACCTCACCAAAACACCACCACGGACCGAAGAAACCGCCTTCCGCCTAAGCTGGCACAAGGAGAAAATCCCCGCCTGGACAGCAGTACTCTCCGGCCTAGACCGCAAAAGCCTCAGCCTCGCAGTCGCCATCGGCACCTCAGTCAAAGTCTTCCGCACCGACAAAGACCGCAAATTCTACACCGCCGCGACCCTAGACGGCGCCAGCGCCCTCGTCCGCGACGTCAACTGGGCCAACGGCAGCATGCGCGGCTTCGACACCATCGCCACAGCAAGTAAAGACGGCCACGTCAGAATCTACGAACTGCACACTCCTGGCGCCTCATCCCTCACCACCAGCCTCAACGGCTCAACAGCCGAACCCACCGCATCACAAGAACACTCCCCCGCTACACGGCCAGCCTTATCAGGGATCGGTGCAGGACTCGCGAGTGGAGCGCGAGGCAAGCGGGATGACAGGACGGGAGGTCCGGGCGCTGTCAAGCAGGATGTGAAGCTTGTGGCGGAGCTTGACGCAGACAAGCTTACCCCATGGCGGGTGACGTGGTCACCGAATGCGGACATTTTGCTGGCGGCGGGAGATGATGGGACGGCGAGGATGTGGAAGAAGTCGGTTGAGGGGAAGTGGTTGGAGGCTGCGGAGATTGATGCGTTGGCGGGCTCGTGATGGGTGGCAGTGTGACCACTGGTGTGTTGCACTGAAGCGTCATCGCTCAGCTTCGACTGGAAGACGCGGTACTGCAACTACTGGCGGCGGCGCAGGGATCCCTAAGGGCGTGTCTGGTTCACCAAGGACGCTGGAGCTACTGGCTATTGGTACTCATGCGGTCCCTTCCTCGCGACCTGGCTCTGAGCATGTCATTCACGACTTGATAGCAGGAAGCCAGTAAAGATGTCGTGGATGTCCCGGATCAGAACCGAGCCAGGCAACATTGCGCAACCATGAGATCCAGATCCACGCCATCGCACAGCAGAAGATCACGCTGGTACACCGCAGACAAACAACACCACCCAGCTTTCGCAAGTTGTACTCCACGCTTCTGCCATGTGGCTTGTTGCTCGCACTACCAAGATACTAGGCACAACAGCCGTGATAGTTTTACATATCTATGATACACTGTATTATCCAATCCACACCCCCAAACGCCTTGCCAAAAATCACCCGTCTATATCCTCTATATTCATGTATGCTGAGATGCGAACCTTCTCTTCTTGTACTACACTGGGATACCCATGcacgtcgtcgtcgtcgttcTCTTGCTCTTCTGTCTCTCCACTATCCTGGTGGATAGTTCTGCTCTCCAAAGGGTGTTTCTACTCCAACTGTTTCTGAAACCTCAACCGCAGACTATTATTCACAACCCCTCCAAACCCAAACGCCGGCACAATCCTACACATCCTCGCCAAACTGCTCTTCAGCCAGTCCACTCGTACCTTTTGCAAGCGATCGCTGAACGGCGTGCCTCCGTTGCGGTTGTACAGATCCAGTCCGTACAGATGGAATGGTGTCGAGATCAGCTGGATCGCAGCTGGCGCGAGGAATTGCGCTACTGATGCGC
Above is a genomic segment from Fulvia fulva chromosome 3, complete sequence containing:
- a CDS encoding Glucan endo-1,3-alpha-glucosidase agn1, with the protein product MLAILFALLSALALQTTSAASVFAHFMVQNSYAYNEAQWETDIKAAQQVGIDGFALNWIPPNCQDDESWAIDRIDDAFHAAENLGFKLMYSFDMSYTSCNHYWNQTFMQDMITKYAGSSATYYWNSNILVSTYGGDQVEQYGNQFFQGLKDNMRNSHAITLAPALTKYSMAAQTGAQSAASKLISDYSSIDGYFNWQAWPLDVDQNITASPDLAFQSALKNAGKTGPYIMAMSPWQYKDLNNGNPLDSWVAYSDMLFPKRFQQITQNDQIQPDIIEILTWNDFCESHYIRDLPSQDINAKDYVELGNMGAYVWGQNHAPWRIIAKYYISWWKTGKAPDITMDQVVFWHRIHPKATICTGGSSSGIRNNEYPDDAVFAWALVKDAATISMSIGSNQYWTFNADNSGPAFGMVPFPFYVPGGGVTPEVAIIRGGKTVYTTKSSQPVSSHCAYQNFNPVVNLVGTSSV
- a CDS encoding UDP-N-acetylglucosamine--dolichyl-phosphate N-acetylglucosaminephosphotransferase, translated to MQPLSGTETYSLSGLAVLCFAVLFNAWKSDGEPLFASLAISGLAFAFSYCVIRWTGDVFLNRGYKGKDLSKKNPIEIPECMGLVCALVYLLAVINFLPFAFKRVIVEVTSGAGNKDRILEAQQIETGRFLHRFPLEKLASYGFAYGTIASVIILGILDDSFDMRWRHKFFIPAFAALPMLGLYFVDFGVTHVVVPLPLRAYFGELLDLGALYYAYMAAVAIFCPNSINILAGVNGIEVGQSIVIALLIVLNDALYLLPTVHQPHPAAESHLFSVYLLLPFIGVSIALLQHNWFPAKVFVGDTYCYFAGMVFAVVGILGHFSKTLLLLFIPQIFNFVYSAPQLFAIVPCPRHRMPRFNARTGLLEPSVATFTETKPLRPIVGEVLKLLHTLKLVRVVVNDRGRVTESTNLTILNLWLVWRGPLREDRLALEILVMQTACGLAGLWIRHSLALLLFTSDNRF
- a CDS encoding Nucleoporin SEH1; amino-acid sequence: MASNGFHKFSHGHQDLLLAVSYNFYGTRMATASADHKVKVWDRNEKTGQWVVTDVWTAHDAEVTDVRWNGPFVGEHLATIGEDGLLKIWQEDVNEAPNSGKRFKKICQRTSEHGVPFMCLDFKNIGTETYLAVITRDGYLTVFEPADHDDLSAWRVMWSDYLTKTPPRTEETAFRLSWHKEKIPAWTAVLSGLDRKSLSLAVAIGTSVKVFRTDKDRKFYTAATLDGASALVRDVNWANGSMRGFDTIATASKDGHVRIYELHTPGASSLTTSLNGSTAEPTASQEHSPATRPALSGIGAGLASGARGKRDDRTGGPGAVKQDVKLVAELDADKLTPWRVTWSPNADILLAAGDDGTARMWKKSVEGKWLEAAEIDALAGS